A genomic stretch from Dissulfurispira thermophila includes:
- a CDS encoding LolA family protein — protein MKDYKYITQQVTTDADDGYKINVFTSAWFKVFSQRLTHISIIRIAQFGLKMLLYCSTALLLYCNFCFASQVDDEVARIQKAYENIKDIKGSFIQKSYIKDLKRTDTYKGQFFIKSPKMRWEYKGDKPQIVYITGEDIIIYQKKEKQAFKTKFDKASYGQAPIALLSGLGDIKNEFDVSVKSEQKLLLKPKKPMGNIVSVEITTSSEEFPIESLSIIDALSNRIDIYLKDVKINTELKDRLFEFSPPEGVNVLQQ, from the coding sequence ATGAAAGATTACAAATACATCACTCAACAAGTAACCACCGACGCTGATGACGGATACAAGATAAATGTATTTACAAGTGCGTGGTTTAAAGTCTTTTCGCAGCGCCTGACTCATATTTCTATAATTAGAATTGCTCAATTTGGATTGAAGATGCTGCTCTACTGCTCTACTGCCCTACTGCTCTACTGCAATTTCTGTTTTGCTTCACAGGTAGATGATGAAGTTGCAAGAATCCAGAAGGCATATGAGAACATAAAAGATATTAAGGGGAGTTTTATTCAGAAAAGCTATATCAAAGACCTAAAAAGGACGGATACTTATAAAGGTCAATTCTTTATAAAGTCTCCTAAAATGAGATGGGAATACAAAGGAGATAAGCCCCAGATTGTATATATCACTGGCGAAGATATAATAATTTACCAGAAAAAAGAAAAACAGGCATTCAAGACAAAATTTGACAAGGCAAGCTATGGACAGGCTCCAATAGCCCTTTTAAGTGGACTTGGAGATATAAAAAACGAATTTGATGTCTCGGTGAAGTCAGAACAAAAACTTCTATTAAAACCCAAAAAACCTATGGGCAATATAGTCTCTGTTGAAATCACCACATCAAGCGAAGAGTTTCCAATAGAATCTCTCTCCATCATTGATGCTTTATCCAACAGGATTGATATTTATCTAAAGGATGTAAAAATCAATACTGAGCTAAAAGACAGGCTTTTTGAATTCTCTCCTCCTGAAGGAGTGAATGTCTTACAGCAGTAG
- a CDS encoding tRNA-dihydrouridine synthase, with amino-acid sequence MLLESYNLAGMELKNRIVRSATYEKRADVDGFVTDALIEFYKELTKGGVGLIITGNALIHISGRSVPQMICIHNDHYINRLKQLTDAVHKLDGKIVIQLVHGGRQCFPALLGGLQPIAPSEVYDPSTKITPREMTNEEIWEIIEAFGDAARRAMYAGFDGIQIHGAHGYLVSEFLSPHTNRRNDYWGGDEERRFHFLEEIYKAMRKEVGDNYPILIKMNADDYIEGGLKPEESLRIAKRLEEIGIDAIEVSGGMYESGIKTAQLNITKEEQEAYFRENSRLFKTRLNIPIILVGGIRSRAVAENILRKKDADLISISRPLIREPDLPNKFKEGKEKADCISCNGCMRFQKLDMVKCTQIDSMAQ; translated from the coding sequence ATGCTATTGGAATCATATAACCTGGCCGGAATGGAACTTAAAAACCGTATCGTCCGCTCTGCAACATATGAAAAAAGAGCAGATGTGGACGGCTTTGTTACTGATGCCCTTATAGAATTCTATAAAGAACTCACAAAAGGCGGGGTGGGACTTATAATCACAGGCAATGCCCTTATTCATATCTCTGGTCGTTCTGTGCCTCAGATGATATGCATACACAATGACCATTACATAAACAGACTAAAGCAACTGACAGATGCTGTACATAAACTTGACGGCAAAATAGTAATCCAGCTTGTTCACGGGGGAAGACAATGTTTCCCCGCACTGCTCGGAGGTCTGCAGCCAATTGCACCATCTGAAGTTTATGACCCCTCAACTAAAATTACACCAAGAGAAATGACAAATGAAGAGATATGGGAAATAATCGAGGCATTTGGAGATGCTGCAAGAAGGGCAATGTATGCTGGCTTTGACGGCATCCAAATACATGGTGCTCATGGGTATCTTGTAAGTGAATTTCTATCTCCTCATACAAATAGAAGAAATGATTACTGGGGTGGAGATGAGGAAAGAAGATTCCATTTTCTTGAAGAAATTTATAAAGCCATGAGAAAAGAAGTCGGAGATAATTATCCAATACTGATAAAAATGAATGCTGATGACTATATAGAAGGCGGATTAAAACCTGAAGAGTCACTAAGGATTGCAAAAAGGCTTGAAGAAATAGGTATTGATGCTATTGAGGTCAGCGGTGGGATGTATGAGTCTGGAATAAAAACAGCACAATTAAACATTACTAAAGAAGAACAAGAAGCATATTTTAGAGAAAATTCAAGACTTTTCAAAACAAGATTAAATATCCCTATAATCCTTGTTGGTGGAATTCGTTCAAGAGCTGTAGCAGAAAATATTCTTAGAAAAAAAGATGCTGACCTTATATCTATATCAAGACCTCTTATTAGAGAACCCGATTTGCCAAATAAATTCAAGGAAGGTAAGGAAAAGGCTGACTGCATATCGTGTAACGGCTGCATGAGATTTCAAAAACTCGATATGGTCAAATGCACTCAGATTGACTCAATGGCTCAATGA
- the pdxA gene encoding 4-hydroxythreonine-4-phosphate dehydrogenase PdxA, whose translation MATIKKIAITTGDPSGIGPEIVFKAIMSHEIAGLCEPIIIGDIAVVEEVAEKLNIQVDLNSLKIINTNEIKDRNFQRCQSTAQGGKACAAYIKRAVELALDKEVDAIVTAPISKESLKMAGLKWHGHTEMLAELTDTKDYAMMFYSNKLKLILVTIHTAIKNVPALITKNRVLKTINLAKKACYMMAIENPRIAVAGLNPHAGETGIFGDEEIREIIPAVNEAQNMGISVSGPYPADTLFHRAYNGEFDIIVCMYHDQGLIPLKMIAFDKAVNVTIGLPIIRTSPDHGTAYDIAWKGIANPSSMIEAIKLALKLRR comes from the coding sequence ATGGCGACTATAAAAAAAATAGCAATAACAACAGGTGACCCGTCTGGCATAGGTCCTGAGATAGTTTTCAAGGCAATCATGTCACATGAAATTGCGGGATTATGTGAACCTATTATCATCGGGGACATCGCTGTCGTTGAGGAAGTAGCCGAGAAATTAAACATACAGGTAGACCTGAATAGTCTCAAGATAATAAATACCAATGAAATCAAAGATAGAAACTTTCAGAGGTGCCAATCCACTGCCCAAGGTGGCAAAGCGTGTGCTGCATATATAAAAAGGGCTGTAGAGCTTGCTTTAGATAAAGAGGTAGATGCGATTGTGACCGCACCTATTTCAAAGGAATCTCTGAAAATGGCTGGTCTTAAATGGCACGGGCATACTGAAATGCTTGCAGAATTAACTGATACAAAAGACTATGCAATGATGTTTTACAGCAATAAATTAAAACTAATCCTCGTAACTATCCATACTGCGATAAAAAATGTCCCTGCGTTAATAACAAAGAATAGAGTATTAAAAACAATCAACCTTGCAAAAAAAGCGTGCTATATGATGGCTATAGAAAATCCCAGAATTGCAGTTGCTGGATTAAACCCGCATGCTGGAGAGACAGGCATATTCGGGGATGAAGAGATACGAGAAATCATTCCGGCAGTCAATGAAGCACAAAACATGGGAATTAGTGTTTCAGGTCCCTATCCTGCCGATACGTTATTCCACAGGGCGTATAATGGAGAATTTGATATAATAGTCTGCATGTATCACGACCAGGGGCTAATTCCTCTTAAGATGATAGCCTTTGACAAAGCCGTTAATGTTACAATAGGATTACCGATAATAAGGACATCTCCAGACCACGGAACAGCTTATGACATAGCATGGAAAGGGATTGCCAATCCATCAAGCATGATAGAAGCAATAAAACTTGCATTAAAACTCAGGAGGTAA